The following are from one region of the uncultured Hyphomonas sp. genome:
- a CDS encoding MarR family transcriptional regulator, whose product MVDPNSDERLLSAIELMYFAYREFTSHADKILDRRGLNRVHHRLLYFIGRNPNLKIGELLETLAISKQALNAPLRQLIEMNLVCPVADEADRRVKRLCLTEKGRRLEAELTGAQVRRLDRVFDVVGPDDANRWFRVMTELSDRS is encoded by the coding sequence ATGGTTGACCCAAATTCAGATGAGCGGTTGCTCAGCGCGATTGAGCTGATGTATTTTGCCTATCGCGAGTTCACCTCCCATGCCGACAAGATCCTCGACAGGCGTGGCCTCAACCGCGTGCATCACCGTCTTCTCTACTTCATCGGGCGCAATCCGAATCTGAAGATTGGCGAGCTTCTGGAGACGCTGGCGATCAGCAAACAGGCGCTGAACGCGCCGTTACGGCAGCTGATCGAAATGAATCTGGTTTGTCCCGTGGCCGATGAGGCCGACCGGCGTGTCAAACGCCTGTGCCTGACGGAGAAGGGCAGACGTCTCGAAGCGGAACTGACCGGGGCTCAGGTCCGGCGTCTGGACCGTGTCTTCGACGTGGTCGGACCCGATGATGCGAACCGGTGGTTCCGCGTCATGACCGAACTGAGTGATCGGTCATGA
- a CDS encoding S8 family peptidase yields MQLRKRRLRHLKTALVLAVAGPTLAMLGACAGGGGGGGGSVITPASPLSPPPPAPPPPPPPSSFPSEVASPSAFETSEYYQTGGLPVIGASAAYSIGATGAGIKVAVIDTGTIDNHPDLQGAFVQTFDVCADTECSGYDANGDPITTTRQPDDIDTGGHGTLVSGVIAARRQDNYRTAIDEGKGIQGIAFESSIVSVRADSPGSCALTGEDEGCNFSDTALVRAIQYAVDQGVSVINMSLGGEIDGDQKLENAVRSAAAAGVLVVISAGNEAEPAVDDGMGNITPAVGGEPTEPAYIAGQDQSLGRVVAVGSIDLNRVISDFSNRAGNDAKNYYILAPGEGVVTTGLDDDVVTPDLPSCADTTDSQCRDTNDIPDYWRVSGTSFSAPYMAGALALMLQTFPNLKDKPEVALQILLDTADDYVDPDIDPITGTAAGEGVDDVSGVGILNLVRAFSPQGQQTLDFGTEKVSVDAALAPSGGAFGDWASNSGALNGLVLQDKYERGFVLDADAVSAQLPAAMPGNRMVDFATRADWAAGETYAVRAGNLSFNWTQARLYDDPTAPYQEDPESTFQMRYNFGANEVEVGRGGSLTRLAPDVSLLNEPGVGNAFSTGGAWAKFSHHLGQGLVMDFFSAEQRGRSQSGFRFGRDKPRWSYRFGATFVEDANTALGGSVQERFGAEDQTRMTAYALEGAWLAGERWTLSSGLEMASVDLPGVNVNDVWTSRWSLGASRPAGPGRLSLIVAQPWRAETGSIALNAPVGIDASGALIHQTINAGLTPSGRQVDFETRYGFQLVGGWSGETAAVVSTSPNHIAGAEKESALWFRLSTDW; encoded by the coding sequence ATGCAATTGAGGAAACGGCGGTTGCGTCACCTGAAGACCGCACTTGTTCTTGCCGTTGCCGGACCGACCCTTGCTATGCTCGGCGCATGTGCCGGTGGAGGCGGAGGTGGCGGCGGTTCCGTCATTACGCCTGCATCGCCGCTTTCACCTCCCCCTCCGGCACCGCCACCTCCGCCTCCACCGTCGTCGTTTCCATCAGAGGTCGCATCACCTTCGGCATTCGAAACAAGCGAATATTACCAGACCGGCGGGTTGCCGGTGATCGGCGCGTCAGCGGCCTATTCGATCGGGGCGACCGGGGCTGGCATCAAGGTCGCGGTGATCGATACCGGCACGATCGATAATCACCCGGATCTGCAGGGCGCTTTCGTTCAGACCTTCGATGTCTGCGCCGATACGGAGTGCAGCGGATATGATGCAAATGGAGATCCGATTACAACCACTCGCCAGCCGGACGACATCGATACAGGCGGCCATGGTACGCTGGTGTCAGGTGTGATCGCCGCTCGCCGGCAGGACAATTACAGGACAGCGATTGACGAAGGAAAGGGTATTCAGGGCATCGCTTTTGAATCGTCCATCGTATCGGTTCGTGCGGACAGTCCGGGAAGCTGTGCCCTGACGGGGGAGGATGAAGGCTGCAATTTCAGCGATACTGCTCTCGTGCGCGCCATTCAGTATGCTGTTGACCAGGGTGTCAGTGTTATCAATATGTCACTGGGCGGCGAAATCGATGGCGATCAGAAATTGGAAAATGCTGTGCGCAGCGCGGCCGCGGCAGGGGTCCTCGTTGTCATATCTGCTGGGAACGAAGCAGAGCCAGCCGTGGATGACGGGATGGGAAATATCACCCCGGCGGTCGGCGGAGAACCGACGGAACCCGCCTATATCGCCGGACAGGACCAGTCGCTGGGGCGGGTCGTGGCGGTCGGCTCGATTGACCTCAACCGCGTTATTTCAGACTTCTCGAACCGCGCGGGCAATGACGCGAAGAATTACTACATCCTGGCCCCCGGCGAAGGCGTCGTCACGACCGGACTCGATGATGATGTCGTGACGCCCGATTTGCCTTCATGTGCAGATACAACCGATAGCCAGTGCCGGGATACAAACGATATCCCCGACTATTGGCGGGTTTCGGGAACATCCTTCTCCGCACCCTACATGGCAGGCGCACTGGCGCTCATGTTGCAGACATTCCCGAACCTCAAGGACAAGCCTGAAGTAGCACTGCAGATCCTTCTGGATACGGCGGATGATTATGTCGATCCGGATATCGACCCGATCACGGGGACGGCAGCGGGCGAAGGGGTTGATGACGTGTCTGGCGTCGGCATCCTCAATCTTGTCCGGGCCTTTTCGCCACAGGGACAGCAGACGCTGGACTTTGGCACGGAGAAAGTTTCCGTCGATGCCGCGCTGGCGCCAAGCGGCGGCGCCTTCGGGGATTGGGCTTCAAACTCGGGCGCGCTGAACGGGCTGGTTCTCCAGGACAAGTATGAACGCGGTTTCGTGCTGGACGCCGATGCCGTTTCGGCGCAATTGCCGGCGGCCATGCCCGGCAACCGGATGGTCGACTTCGCGACGCGCGCCGATTGGGCCGCGGGCGAAACATATGCTGTGCGCGCCGGCAACCTGTCCTTCAACTGGACGCAGGCGCGTCTGTATGACGATCCGACTGCGCCCTATCAGGAAGATCCGGAATCGACGTTCCAGATGCGCTACAACTTTGGTGCCAACGAGGTGGAAGTCGGCCGGGGCGGGTCGCTCACCCGTCTGGCGCCGGACGTGTCGCTTCTGAATGAGCCGGGCGTCGGCAACGCATTCTCGACGGGCGGGGCGTGGGCGAAATTCAGCCACCATCTGGGGCAGGGCCTCGTGATGGACTTCTTCTCTGCCGAGCAGAGGGGACGCAGCCAGTCCGGCTTCCGGTTCGGCCGCGACAAGCCGCGCTGGTCTTACCGGTTCGGGGCTACCTTTGTGGAAGATGCGAACACCGCGCTCGGCGGATCGGTGCAGGAGCGTTTCGGCGCGGAAGACCAGACACGGATGACGGCCTATGCGCTGGAAGGCGCCTGGCTTGCCGGGGAACGCTGGACACTGTCTTCCGGCCTGGAGATGGCAAGTGTCGACCTGCCGGGTGTGAACGTGAATGATGTCTGGACCAGCCGCTGGTCCCTCGGCGCAAGCCGTCCGGCCGGACCGGGGCGCCTTAGCCTGATCGTTGCCCAGCCATGGCGGGCGGAAACGGGATCAATCGCGCTCAACGCGCCGGTCGGCATCGACGCGTCCGGCGCGCTGATCCATCAGACCATCAATGCCGGTCTGACCCCCAGCGGGCGGCAGGTGGATTTTGAAACGCGCTACGGCTTCCAGCTGGTGGGCGGTTGGAGCGGCGAGACGGCGGCTGTGGTGTCGACATCGCCGAACCATATCGCGGGCGCAGAAAAGGAGAGCGCTCTGTGGTTCAGGCTATCGACAGACTGGTAA
- a CDS encoding formyltetrahydrofolate deformylase, whose translation MTTGDHILTLSCPDRVGIVATLARLMEAHECFIASSRTFGDTESGQFFARLVFRAPEGGDVPLSLLGDIEEAGEELEADWSVAPVGQRMRTLLLVSKSDHCANTLLYASRRKELPIDVVGIVSNNETLKDQFAHFGLPWFHIPVTAATKPEAEARLFQLVEETGADLVVLARYMQVLSDDACRELEGRCINIHHSFLPSFKGARPYHQAHARGVKVIGATAHYVTADLDEGPIISQVTETIDHTYTPADMIETGRHLEGTALLRAVKAHAEHRVFCHAGRTIVFAR comes from the coding sequence ATGACAACCGGCGATCACATCCTGACATTATCCTGCCCGGACCGGGTCGGGATTGTCGCGACGCTGGCGCGCCTCATGGAAGCGCATGAGTGCTTCATTGCGTCCTCCCGCACCTTTGGTGACACCGAGTCCGGGCAATTCTTTGCCCGGCTCGTCTTCCGCGCGCCCGAAGGCGGAGACGTGCCGCTCAGCCTGCTGGGCGACATCGAGGAAGCCGGCGAGGAGCTGGAAGCCGACTGGAGCGTCGCCCCGGTCGGCCAGCGCATGCGGACGCTGCTGCTGGTCTCGAAGTCAGATCATTGTGCCAACACGCTGCTCTACGCGTCCCGCCGCAAGGAGCTGCCGATCGACGTGGTCGGAATCGTGTCGAACAATGAGACGCTGAAAGACCAGTTCGCCCATTTCGGCCTGCCCTGGTTCCACATCCCGGTGACGGCCGCGACAAAACCTGAAGCCGAAGCGCGCCTCTTCCAATTGGTTGAGGAAACCGGTGCAGACCTGGTCGTGCTCGCCCGTTACATGCAGGTGCTCAGCGACGATGCCTGCCGCGAACTGGAAGGCCGGTGCATCAACATCCACCATTCCTTCCTGCCCAGCTTCAAGGGCGCCCGCCCCTATCATCAGGCCCACGCCCGCGGCGTGAAGGTCATCGGCGCCACCGCCCATTACGTCACCGCAGACCTGGATGAAGGCCCGATCATCAGCCAGGTCACCGAAACCATCGACCACACCTACACCCCAGCCGACATGATCGAGACAGGCCGCCACCTGGAGGGCACGGCCCTTCTGCGCGCTGTCAAGGCGCACGCAGAGCACCGCGTTTTCTGTCATGCAGGCCGGACCATCGTCTTTGCCAGATAA
- the ahcY gene encoding adenosylhomocysteinase, translated as MTKSYHVADITLADFGRKEIAIAETEMPGLMAAREKYGAEQPLKGAKIAGSLHMTIQTAVLIQTLQALGAEVQWVSCNIYSTQDHAAAAIADSGTPVWAYKGETLEEYWDYTDRLFHWHDGTAPNLILDDGGDATLYLVLGEKAEADPSVLAKPSSEEETALFAQIKKRMEASPGWFAKTKAGIKGVSEETTTGVNRLYQMEKRGELPFPAINVNDSVTKSKFDNKYGCKESLVDAIRRGTDVMMAGKKAFVAGYGDVGKGSAASLSGSGARVSVSEVDPICALQAAMDGYEVLTMENAAPLFDIFVTTTGNKDIITVDHMRAMKDMAIVCNIGHFDNEIQVEGLRNFEWTNIKPQVDMITFPDGKRIILLSEGRLVNLGNATGHPSFVMSASFTNQTLAQIELWMRGHDYENKVYTLPKHLDEMVAMLHLEKLGVQLTELSREQADYIGVNTVGPFKPEHYRY; from the coding sequence ATGACAAAGTCATACCACGTCGCGGACATCACGCTGGCAGATTTCGGACGTAAGGAAATCGCGATTGCCGAAACGGAAATGCCGGGCCTGATGGCTGCGCGCGAGAAATACGGCGCCGAGCAGCCGCTGAAAGGCGCCAAGATTGCCGGTTCGCTGCACATGACCATCCAGACGGCTGTCCTGATCCAGACGCTTCAGGCCCTCGGCGCGGAAGTTCAGTGGGTCTCCTGTAATATCTACTCCACACAAGACCACGCCGCCGCGGCCATCGCCGACAGTGGCACGCCGGTCTGGGCCTATAAGGGCGAGACGCTGGAAGAGTACTGGGACTATACTGACCGCCTGTTCCACTGGCATGACGGCACCGCCCCGAACCTGATTCTTGACGATGGCGGCGACGCGACGCTCTACCTCGTCCTCGGCGAAAAAGCGGAAGCCGACCCGTCCGTCCTGGCCAAGCCGTCTTCGGAAGAAGAGACTGCCCTGTTCGCTCAGATCAAGAAGCGGATGGAAGCCTCCCCGGGCTGGTTCGCCAAGACCAAGGCCGGTATCAAAGGCGTCTCCGAAGAGACGACGACAGGCGTTAACCGCCTGTATCAAATGGAAAAACGCGGCGAGCTGCCCTTCCCGGCGATCAACGTCAATGACAGCGTCACCAAGTCGAAATTCGACAACAAATATGGCTGTAAAGAGAGCCTGGTCGACGCGATCCGCCGTGGCACAGATGTGATGATGGCAGGCAAGAAGGCTTTCGTCGCCGGCTATGGCGATGTCGGCAAAGGCTCGGCCGCCTCGCTCTCCGGCTCCGGTGCCCGCGTGTCCGTGTCCGAGGTCGACCCGATCTGCGCTCTGCAGGCTGCGATGGACGGCTATGAAGTCCTCACTATGGAAAATGCGGCCCCGCTGTTCGACATCTTTGTCACCACCACAGGCAACAAGGACATCATCACGGTCGACCATATGCGCGCCATGAAAGACATGGCGATCGTCTGCAATATCGGCCACTTCGACAATGAGATTCAGGTCGAAGGCCTGCGGAATTTCGAGTGGACCAACATCAAGCCGCAGGTGGACATGATCACCTTCCCGGATGGCAAGCGCATTATCCTCCTGTCGGAAGGCCGCCTTGTGAATCTCGGCAATGCCACAGGCCACCCATCCTTCGTGATGTCGGCCTCGTTCACAAACCAGACGCTGGCTCAGATCGAGCTGTGGATGCGCGGGCACGACTACGAGAACAAGGTCTACACCCTGCCCAAGCACCTCGATGAGATGGTCGCCATGCTGCACCTTGAAAAGCTTGGCGTTCAACTGACGGAACTGTCGCGTGAACAGGCTGACTATATCGGCGTGAACACGGTTGGCCCGTTCAAGCCGGAACACTACCGGTACTAG
- the metK gene encoding methionine adenosyltransferase encodes MKLSSHEFTSESVSEGHPDKVADQVSDAIVDLFLAKDPTSKVAVETLTTTNKIVLAGEVRTNNGAVVTEDEMNEAARAVVKQIGYEQDGFHWKNLSIDNLVHGQSAEIAQGVEAGQGLFKEEGAGDQGIMFGYATNETPELMPATLVYSHQILQKLAALRHSGACPQLEPDAKSQVTLQYEGSQPVGVNAIVVSHQHGKDVSQDELREIIRPVVADVLPEGWFPPEDKFYVNPTGSFYIGGPDGDAGLTGRKIIVDTYGGAAPHGGGAFSGKDPSKVDRSAAYATRYLAKNVVAAGLAERCTIQVSYAIGVSQPLSIYVDTHGTGKADEVRIAKMLRELFDLSPKGIRNHLQLDRPIYSPSAAYGHFGRQAGDNGTFSWEKTDLTSELARLAN; translated from the coding sequence ATGAAACTCTCCAGCCACGAATTCACCTCCGAAAGCGTTTCGGAAGGGCATCCGGACAAGGTCGCCGATCAGGTTTCGGACGCGATTGTTGACCTGTTCCTGGCAAAGGACCCGACGTCCAAGGTCGCCGTGGAAACATTGACCACGACCAACAAGATCGTGCTGGCTGGCGAGGTGCGCACCAATAACGGCGCTGTTGTCACCGAAGACGAAATGAACGAAGCCGCCCGGGCCGTGGTGAAGCAGATCGGCTACGAACAGGATGGCTTCCACTGGAAGAATTTGTCGATCGACAATCTCGTTCATGGCCAGTCCGCCGAGATCGCTCAGGGCGTGGAAGCGGGCCAGGGCCTGTTCAAGGAAGAAGGCGCGGGCGACCAGGGCATCATGTTCGGCTACGCGACCAATGAGACACCGGAACTGATGCCGGCGACGCTGGTCTATTCCCACCAGATCCTTCAGAAGCTGGCCGCGTTGCGCCATTCTGGTGCGTGCCCGCAGCTGGAGCCGGACGCCAAGAGCCAGGTCACGCTGCAGTATGAAGGCTCCCAGCCGGTCGGCGTGAACGCAATCGTCGTCTCCCACCAGCACGGCAAGGATGTCAGCCAGGACGAGTTGCGCGAAATCATCCGCCCGGTCGTTGCGGACGTGCTGCCGGAAGGCTGGTTCCCGCCGGAAGACAAATTCTACGTGAACCCGACGGGCAGCTTCTACATCGGCGGTCCGGACGGCGACGCAGGCCTGACAGGCCGGAAGATCATCGTCGACACCTATGGCGGCGCCGCCCCGCATGGCGGCGGTGCGTTCTCCGGCAAGGACCCGTCCAAGGTGGACCGCTCTGCTGCTTACGCGACACGCTATCTCGCAAAGAATGTCGTGGCTGCCGGACTTGCCGAGCGCTGCACGATCCAGGTCAGCTATGCCATCGGCGTGTCGCAGCCCCTGTCGATCTATGTCGATACGCATGGCACCGGCAAAGCGGATGAGGTCCGCATCGCCAAGATGCTCCGCGAATTGTTCGACCTGTCGCCGAAAGGCATCCGCAACCACCTGCAGCTGGACCGGCCGATCTACAGCCCAAGCGCTGCCTATGGCCATTTCGGCCGCCAGGCCGGTGACAACGGGACCTTCAGCTGGGAAAAAACGGACCTGACGTCGGAGCTCGCACGCCTCGCCAACTAG
- the glmS gene encoding glutamine--fructose-6-phosphate transaminase (isomerizing), giving the protein MCGIVAISGKEPVAGRLIDGLKRLEYRGYDSAGIAVSTADGLDRRRAPGKIVNLESVLREHPMNATTGIAHTRWATHGKPNESNAHPHMAGGVAIVHNGIIENFRELRDTLQAAGRTFESETDSEVVAQLLDQKISAGADPVDAFEATLAELEGAFALAVIFDGHVGLMMGARRGSPLVLGYGDGEMYLGSDAIALAPFTRDVTYLEEGDWCVLTPDSFDIRNARGERVNRKRVASAVNDALIERGEYDHFMLKEIHEQPESIARSIMPYVDQVTGTLDIGPVATASFTAADRAVAIACGTAYYAAFTAKYWFEQAARLSFETDIASEFRYRQPVLPQSGPALFVSQSGETADTLAALRYCRQNGTTGIAIVNVPESSIAREAGAVVPTHAGPEIGVASTKAFTAQLSVLAVMALAAARARGHLLPGDEARAVKNLLALPRKVTEALEAQEQIAGIAKTLTQASDVLFLGRGRYYPMALEGALKLKEVSYIHAEGYAAGELKHGPIALIEQGLPVVVVAPKDELFEKTISNVEEIRARGAEVILISDDAGIAMAGNRADHVIRLPDGDDFTLPILAAIPLQLLAYYVAVAKGTDVDQPRNLAKSVTVE; this is encoded by the coding sequence ATGTGCGGAATTGTTGCGATTTCAGGAAAAGAGCCTGTTGCCGGTCGGTTGATCGACGGTCTGAAGCGCCTGGAATATCGCGGCTATGACAGTGCCGGCATCGCCGTAAGCACTGCTGACGGACTCGACCGCCGGCGCGCGCCCGGGAAGATCGTCAATCTCGAATCGGTCCTTCGCGAACACCCGATGAATGCCACCACCGGCATCGCACACACACGCTGGGCAACTCACGGCAAGCCAAACGAAAGCAATGCCCATCCGCACATGGCCGGCGGTGTCGCGATCGTTCACAACGGCATCATCGAGAATTTCCGTGAGCTTCGAGACACCCTGCAGGCCGCCGGACGGACGTTTGAATCCGAAACCGACTCCGAAGTGGTCGCCCAGCTGCTGGACCAGAAGATCAGCGCCGGCGCTGACCCGGTCGACGCATTTGAGGCCACGTTGGCCGAACTTGAGGGCGCGTTTGCCCTTGCCGTCATCTTCGATGGACATGTCGGCCTGATGATGGGCGCCCGGCGCGGCAGCCCGCTGGTGCTCGGCTATGGTGACGGAGAGATGTATCTCGGCTCCGACGCTATCGCGCTTGCGCCGTTCACGCGTGACGTGACCTATCTGGAAGAGGGCGACTGGTGTGTCCTCACGCCGGATAGTTTCGACATCCGCAATGCGCGCGGTGAGCGGGTGAACCGCAAGCGTGTGGCATCCGCCGTCAATGATGCCCTGATTGAGCGCGGCGAATACGACCACTTCATGCTCAAGGAAATCCACGAGCAGCCAGAATCGATCGCGCGGTCGATCATGCCTTATGTGGATCAGGTGACCGGCACGCTGGACATCGGCCCCGTGGCAACCGCGTCTTTCACCGCGGCTGACCGCGCTGTCGCGATTGCCTGCGGCACGGCTTACTACGCTGCGTTCACGGCGAAATACTGGTTTGAACAAGCAGCCCGGCTGTCGTTCGAAACAGATATCGCGTCCGAGTTCCGCTACCGCCAGCCGGTGCTGCCTCAGTCTGGCCCGGCCCTGTTTGTCAGCCAGTCTGGTGAGACCGCCGACACGCTGGCCGCGCTGCGCTACTGCCGCCAGAACGGGACGACAGGGATCGCCATCGTCAACGTACCGGAAAGCTCCATCGCGCGCGAAGCTGGCGCTGTGGTGCCGACCCATGCGGGGCCTGAAATCGGCGTCGCCTCGACCAAGGCCTTTACAGCACAGCTGTCGGTTCTGGCGGTCATGGCGCTTGCCGCCGCACGGGCCCGCGGCCATCTGCTGCCGGGCGATGAGGCCAGGGCAGTGAAGAACCTGCTGGCCCTGCCGCGCAAAGTCACCGAGGCGCTGGAAGCCCAGGAACAGATCGCCGGGATTGCAAAGACACTGACGCAGGCTAGCGATGTGCTCTTCCTTGGCCGGGGACGTTACTATCCCATGGCGCTGGAAGGGGCATTGAAGCTGAAGGAAGTCTCCTACATCCACGCCGAAGGCTATGCGGCAGGGGAATTGAAGCATGGCCCCATCGCCCTGATCGAGCAGGGGCTGCCGGTTGTCGTCGTCGCCCCGAAGGATGAGCTGTTCGAAAAGACGATTTCAAATGTCGAGGAAATCCGGGCGCGCGGCGCTGAAGTGATCCTGATTTCCGACGATGCCGGTATCGCCATGGCGGGCAACCGGGCAGACCATGTGATCCGCCTCCCGGATGGCGATGATTTCACGCTGCCGATCCTGGCGGCGATCCCGTTGCAGCTGCTGGCTTATTACGTCGCGGTGGCAAAAGGCACCGACGTCGACCAGCCGCGCAACCTCGCGAAATCGGTCACGGTCGAATAG
- a CDS encoding DegT/DnrJ/EryC1/StrS family aminotransferase: MSLPFIDLQAQRKRIESDVNAAILSVVESGRYVLGPEVGELEKQLAAWCSAKHSVSCANGTDAIALPLMAWETGPGDAVFCPSFTFVATAQVVPWTGASPVFVDILPDTYNMDPASLEAAIARVKAEGKLTPKVVIAVDLFGQPADYPAIKAICDREGLKLISDNAQGFGCTLNGKATTDWADIATTSFFPAKPLGCYGDGGAVVTNDDRLAELVEALRVYGKVTPTDAAERNFNHDPKYLSLRVGMNSRLDTIQAAVLLEKLKIFADEIELRQKVAARYTEGLNGHVRRVPHIIEGGKSVWAQYVIEHENRDGLQAHLGTQGIPTAVYYPVPIHMQDFAAAWAPPAGSMPVTEAASQYVIALPMHPYLSEEDQDRIIETIRAFNG, translated from the coding sequence ATGTCCCTTCCCTTCATTGATCTTCAGGCCCAGCGCAAACGCATTGAAAGCGACGTGAACGCGGCCATTCTCTCTGTCGTGGAGAGCGGGCGCTACGTGCTCGGCCCGGAAGTCGGCGAACTTGAGAAACAGCTCGCCGCCTGGTGCAGCGCGAAGCATTCGGTCAGCTGCGCGAACGGCACCGACGCCATCGCCCTGCCGCTGATGGCGTGGGAAACCGGGCCCGGCGACGCGGTCTTCTGCCCGTCCTTCACCTTCGTGGCCACGGCGCAGGTCGTGCCGTGGACGGGCGCCTCCCCGGTCTTCGTCGACATCCTGCCTGACACCTACAATATGGACCCGGCGAGCCTCGAAGCCGCCATCGCCCGCGTGAAGGCCGAAGGCAAGCTGACGCCGAAAGTCGTCATCGCGGTCGACCTGTTCGGCCAGCCGGCGGACTATCCGGCCATCAAGGCGATCTGCGATCGCGAAGGCCTGAAACTGATCTCCGACAATGCGCAGGGCTTTGGCTGCACGCTGAACGGCAAGGCGACGACCGACTGGGCCGACATCGCGACCACCAGCTTCTTCCCGGCCAAGCCGCTCGGCTGTTACGGAGACGGCGGCGCGGTGGTGACCAATGACGACCGCCTCGCCGAACTGGTCGAGGCATTGCGCGTTTATGGCAAGGTCACGCCGACCGATGCCGCCGAGCGCAACTTCAACCATGACCCGAAATACCTGTCCCTGCGCGTCGGCATGAACTCCCGCCTCGACACGATTCAGGCGGCGGTTCTGCTGGAGAAGCTGAAGATCTTCGCCGACGAGATCGAGCTGCGCCAGAAAGTCGCGGCGCGCTACACCGAAGGCCTGAACGGCCATGTCCGCCGCGTGCCGCACATCATTGAGGGCGGCAAAAGCGTCTGGGCGCAGTACGTCATCGAGCACGAGAACCGCGACGGTCTGCAGGCTCACCTCGGCACGCAGGGCATTCCGACGGCGGTCTACTATCCGGTGCCGATCCACATGCAGGACTTCGCTGCGGCGTGGGCCCCGCCGGCAGGCTCGATGCCTGTCACCGAAGCGGCGAGCCAGTATGTCATCGCCCTGCCCATGCATCCCTATCTTTCGGAAGAAGACCAGGACCGCATCATCGAAACGATCCGCGCGTTTAACGGCTGA
- a CDS encoding PLP-dependent aminotransferase family protein codes for MPLLTQRLRDLRPSPVRAMLEASQKPDVISFAGGLPAPDTFVSPVLPPNPEAALQYGPSEGEPELRRLIAEDLQAAGLDCAADQVLILSGSQQGIDLAAKLTIDAGTRIAVESPTYLAALQVFRFFGARFESLDPSLSVSWTRAEHPAMAYVIPTFQNPTGRCWTAGERESFARACEDADVILFEDDPYRDLAYEPCERRPAVSWMKNGSWIYQGSFSKTLAPGLRLGFMVASRDLFPHLLLLKQAADLHANRLSQHMVIQQLTSQDRDARREFLVSAYREKRDAFDTSMRRHLGNAVEWKRPPGGLFFWLTLPEHIDPDALLAEAIRKNVLFTPGRPFYADESLAAPSIRLNFSHASKDAADTGLAILGDLLRA; via the coding sequence TTGCCCCTGCTCACACAGCGCCTCAGGGATTTGCGCCCATCTCCTGTGCGGGCCATGCTCGAAGCGTCCCAGAAGCCGGATGTCATCTCCTTCGCCGGGGGCCTGCCCGCACCGGATACGTTCGTGTCACCCGTCCTGCCGCCAAATCCTGAAGCCGCCCTGCAATACGGTCCATCCGAGGGAGAACCGGAATTGCGCCGCCTGATCGCGGAGGACCTGCAGGCCGCCGGACTGGACTGCGCGGCAGACCAGGTGCTCATCCTGTCTGGCTCCCAGCAGGGTATTGATCTTGCCGCGAAGCTGACGATCGACGCCGGCACGCGGATCGCGGTTGAATCGCCAACCTATCTGGCTGCCCTGCAGGTGTTCCGGTTCTTCGGCGCGCGGTTTGAAAGCCTGGACCCAAGCCTGTCCGTCAGCTGGACACGGGCCGAGCACCCGGCCATGGCCTATGTCATCCCGACCTTCCAGAACCCGACGGGGCGCTGCTGGACCGCCGGCGAGCGCGAGTCTTTCGCCCGCGCCTGCGAAGACGCGGATGTGATCCTGTTTGAAGATGATCCGTATCGTGATCTTGCATATGAGCCGTGCGAGCGGCGCCCTGCGGTCTCCTGGATGAAGAACGGATCGTGGATCTATCAGGGCTCCTTCTCCAAGACGCTGGCCCCGGGCCTGCGCCTCGGCTTCATGGTCGCCTCCCGTGATCTCTTCCCACACCTGCTTCTGTTGAAACAGGCGGCTGACCTGCACGCCAACCGCCTCAGCCAGCACATGGTGATCCAACAGCTCACCTCGCAGGACCGCGATGCCAGACGGGAGTTTCTGGTCTCGGCCTATCGGGAAAAGCGGGATGCGTTTGACACCTCCATGCGCCGGCATCTCGGCAATGCGGTTGAGTGGAAACGCCCGCCCGGCGGGCTCTTCTTCTGGCTCACCCTGCCGGAGCATATCGATCCGGACGCACTCCTGGCGGAGGCGATCAGGAAGAATGTCCTGTTCACACCCGGACGGCCTTTCTATGCCGACGAGTCGCTAGCGGCCCCATCAATCCGCCTGAATTTCAGCCACGCGTCAAAGGACGCTGCCGACACCGGTCTGGCTATTCTCGGCGACTTGCTGCGGGCATAA